One region of Yersinia bercovieri ATCC 43970 genomic DNA includes:
- the recC gene encoding exodeoxyribonuclease V subunit gamma: MFTVYHSNQLDLLKALTTALIEREPLDNPFQQEVVLVQSPGMAQWLQMQLAQQFSIAANIEFPLPATFIWDMFTRVLPGIPKESAFSKDAMTWKLMWLLPDLLDDPVFASMKRYLSDDGDKRKIHQLAARVADLFDQYLVYRPEWLEAWERGQLIEKLDDAQLWQAKLWVKLTDYTRELDQPEWHRANLYQRFIRMLLDSDICPVGLPKRVFICGISALPPIYLQALQALGKHIDIHLMFTNPCRYFWGDIQDYAFLAKLQSRKRRHYRESIEGKSIEVKLFRHPEQAEQLFNADGEQDLSNPLLASWGRLGRDHMYLLSQVDDIQEVHAFVDIEADNLLHGIQHDMLELEDHAIIGTTPETLAHSDQKRVLDPADRSLSLHVCHSPQREVEVLQDNLLRLLAADPELTPRDIIVMVADIDSYTPYIQATFGNATGGRYLPFAISDRKASQAHPVLQAFITLLDLPQSRFTSEQVLALLEVPALANKFAITEDGLRRLRQWVGESGIRWGLDDDNVRELSLPATGQHTWHFGITRMLLGYAMDSGAGDWQGVLPYDESSGLAAELAGQLADMLMHLSQWRLLLSESRSLSDWLPLCRSLLDTFFESDNDTEAVLVLIEQQWQKVVSYGIAAQYPDVVPLNLLRDELASRLDNERISQRFLAGPINFCTLMPMRSIPFKVVCLLGMNDGIYPRTLPPLGFDLMAKQVRRGDRSRRDDDRYLFLEALLSAQQQLYISYIGRSIQDNSKRYPSVLVSELIEYISQSYHLPGDEELSADDSAKRVIKHLLCLHARMPFSVENFIENSELQSYAAEWLPSAESKGLAHPEFNQPLSPEPLPEITLDELIRFFRHPVRAFFQLRLGVNFVIEETELPDEEPFTLDNLNRYQFNTQLLNALIDDGDISTVFTRARAAGSLPYGAFGELYWESQQEEMVPLAEQIRTERKESHSIELNIEFGDTTLTGWIHQVQEDGLIRWRPAVLTAVDGLLLWVEHLVYCAAGGEGESRMYGRKGTAWRYDSLGCDEARQYLQQLMTGYQQGMCEPLLLLSKSGWAWLSHCFDSESGQILWDEETQTKAIMKLLQVWQGDLRVAGEGEDYYVKRVLRLMDNQHLDMILHETERYLLPIARHNKA, from the coding sequence TAATCAACTGGATTTACTCAAAGCGCTAACTACTGCGCTGATAGAACGAGAGCCGTTGGACAACCCTTTCCAGCAAGAAGTCGTGCTAGTTCAGAGCCCTGGTATGGCCCAATGGCTACAAATGCAACTGGCACAGCAGTTCAGTATTGCAGCCAATATTGAGTTTCCACTGCCCGCGACTTTTATCTGGGATATGTTTACCCGTGTCTTGCCGGGAATTCCCAAAGAGAGCGCATTTAGCAAAGACGCCATGACGTGGAAACTTATGTGGTTACTGCCAGATTTGCTGGATGATCCCGTGTTTGCGTCTATGAAACGCTACTTAAGTGATGACGGCGATAAACGTAAGATTCACCAACTTGCGGCACGGGTAGCCGACCTTTTTGACCAATATTTGGTGTATCGTCCGGAATGGCTTGAGGCTTGGGAACGTGGTCAACTCATTGAAAAACTGGATGATGCCCAGCTATGGCAAGCCAAATTATGGGTTAAACTGACAGACTATACCCGTGAATTGGATCAACCTGAATGGCACCGCGCTAATCTCTATCAGCGTTTTATCCGCATGCTACTCGACTCGGATATTTGCCCTGTTGGGCTACCAAAACGAGTATTTATTTGCGGTATATCGGCACTGCCTCCCATCTATTTGCAGGCGCTACAAGCACTGGGTAAGCATATTGATATCCATCTAATGTTTACCAACCCTTGCCGCTATTTCTGGGGGGATATTCAGGATTATGCCTTTTTGGCTAAGTTGCAAAGCCGTAAACGCAGGCATTATCGTGAATCGATTGAAGGCAAATCGATCGAAGTAAAACTGTTTCGTCATCCAGAACAAGCCGAACAACTATTCAATGCTGATGGAGAGCAGGATCTCAGTAACCCGCTATTAGCTTCATGGGGGCGGTTAGGCCGGGATCACATGTATCTATTGTCACAAGTTGATGATATCCAAGAGGTACATGCTTTTGTCGATATTGAGGCAGACAATTTATTGCATGGTATTCAGCACGATATGCTGGAGCTGGAAGATCACGCCATCATTGGTACCACACCGGAAACCTTAGCCCATAGCGACCAAAAACGGGTATTAGATCCAGCTGATCGATCTTTGAGTCTACATGTTTGTCACAGCCCGCAAAGGGAAGTTGAGGTTCTGCAAGATAACCTGTTGAGATTATTAGCCGCCGATCCTGAGCTCACCCCACGCGACATCATTGTGATGGTCGCCGACATTGACAGTTATACCCCCTATATTCAGGCTACATTTGGTAATGCGACGGGGGGGCGTTATCTGCCCTTTGCTATCTCTGATCGTAAAGCCAGTCAGGCCCATCCGGTGTTACAAGCTTTTATTACCTTACTTGATCTCCCCCAGAGCCGCTTTACCTCCGAGCAAGTATTGGCGCTGCTGGAAGTTCCTGCCTTAGCCAATAAATTTGCTATTACCGAAGATGGATTGCGTCGCTTGCGACAATGGGTGGGGGAGTCGGGTATTCGTTGGGGGTTGGATGATGACAATGTTCGAGAGCTATCTTTGCCCGCGACGGGGCAGCACACTTGGCATTTTGGCATAACCCGCATGTTGCTCGGTTATGCCATGGACAGTGGAGCCGGGGATTGGCAAGGTGTCTTGCCATATGATGAATCAAGTGGTTTGGCGGCGGAACTTGCCGGGCAACTGGCTGATATGTTGATGCACTTGAGCCAATGGCGGCTACTGTTAAGTGAATCACGTTCACTCAGCGACTGGTTACCATTATGCCGCAGCTTATTGGATACTTTCTTCGAGTCCGATAATGATACTGAGGCTGTTTTGGTGCTGATTGAACAGCAGTGGCAGAAGGTTGTCAGCTATGGTATTGCCGCTCAGTATCCGGATGTTGTGCCGCTTAATTTGTTACGTGATGAACTGGCCTCACGTTTGGACAATGAGCGCATCAGCCAGCGTTTCCTCGCGGGGCCAATCAACTTCTGTACCCTGATGCCAATGCGCTCTATCCCGTTTAAAGTCGTTTGCTTATTGGGCATGAACGACGGTATTTACCCACGAACACTTCCGCCGCTGGGATTTGATTTGATGGCAAAACAGGTTCGGCGTGGTGATCGCAGCCGCCGTGATGATGACCGTTATCTGTTCCTCGAAGCACTTCTTTCTGCCCAGCAACAGCTTTATATCAGTTATATCGGGCGTTCAATTCAAGACAACAGCAAGCGCTACCCTTCAGTGCTGGTGAGTGAATTGATTGAATATATTTCGCAAAGTTATCATTTGCCGGGAGATGAAGAGCTTAGTGCTGATGACAGCGCTAAACGAGTCATTAAGCACCTGCTCTGTTTACATGCTCGCATGCCATTTTCGGTAGAAAACTTCATTGAAAACAGTGAATTACAGAGTTACGCTGCGGAGTGGTTACCCTCCGCTGAATCCAAAGGGCTGGCACATCCAGAGTTTAATCAACCTCTGTCGCCTGAACCCTTACCTGAAATTACCTTAGATGAGTTAATTCGTTTCTTTCGTCATCCTGTCAGGGCATTCTTCCAGCTACGGTTAGGGGTGAATTTTGTTATTGAAGAAACGGAATTGCCAGATGAAGAGCCATTTACCTTAGATAACCTCAACCGTTATCAGTTTAACACCCAGTTGCTGAATGCACTTATAGATGATGGTGATATTAGCACCGTATTTACTCGTGCCCGAGCAGCTGGCAGCTTGCCTTATGGGGCCTTTGGTGAGCTTTACTGGGAGAGTCAGCAAGAGGAAATGGTGCCATTAGCTGAACAGATTCGTACTGAACGTAAAGAGAGCCATAGTATTGAGCTTAATATTGAATTTGGTGACACCACTCTTACGGGCTGGATTCATCAGGTTCAGGAGGATGGACTTATTCGTTGGCGACCAGCGGTATTGACAGCTGTCGATGGGCTTTTATTGTGGGTTGAACATTTGGTGTATTGCGCCGCAGGTGGTGAGGGTGAAAGCCGAATGTATGGCCGCAAAGGAACCGCCTGGCGCTATGATTCTTTGGGTTGCGATGAGGCTCGGCAATATTTACAGCAGCTAATGACGGGATATCAGCAAGGGATGTGTGAACCTCTGCTACTGTTGAGTAAAAGTGGTTGGGCATGGCTGAGTCACTGCTTTGATAGCGAATCTGGTCAGATTCTGTGGGATGAAGAAACGCAGACTAAAGCAATAATGAAACTTTTACAGGTCTGGCAAGGGGATCTGCGAGTTGCCGGAGAGGGGGAGGATTACTACGTAAAAAGGGTGCTCCGCCTGATGGATAACCAACATCTGGACATGATATTGCACGAAACGGAACGTTATTTATTACCGATTGCCCGCCATAATAAGGCATGA